A genomic window from Micromonospora sp. WMMA1947 includes:
- the yjfF gene encoding galactofuranose ABC transporter, permease protein YjfF produces the protein MSSTSLTTGRSWRPSLPRRHVPVLATLALLLVMYGIGVSQYRAFSNVQVVFNVFIDNGFLLVVAVGMTFVILTGGIDLSVGSVVAMTAMVSASLLRDGLPAALVLVIALLIGPTLGFLMGCAIHFFEIQPFIVTLAGMFFARGMCTFISDSSISITDGFWTSMSQQRIGDPAGNFVSISVLIAFAVVLIAAYVLAYTRFGRNVYAVGGNAQSALLMGLPVARTRIAVYTISGLCSAIGGILLSFYTLSGAPLIAVGMELDVIAAVVIGGTVLTGGSGYVFGTVLGVLVLGVIQTLITFDGSLNSWWTKIVIGGLLFAFILLQRLIGIRFK, from the coding sequence ATGAGCAGCACGTCGTTGACCACCGGCCGCTCCTGGCGGCCCAGCCTGCCCCGGCGGCACGTGCCGGTGCTGGCCACGCTCGCCCTGCTGCTGGTCATGTACGGCATCGGCGTGTCCCAGTACCGCGCCTTCTCCAACGTCCAGGTCGTCTTCAACGTCTTCATCGACAACGGCTTCCTGCTCGTCGTCGCGGTGGGCATGACGTTCGTGATCCTGACCGGCGGCATCGACCTGTCCGTCGGCTCGGTGGTGGCGATGACCGCGATGGTGTCGGCGTCGTTGCTGCGCGACGGCCTGCCCGCGGCCCTGGTGCTGGTGATCGCGCTGCTGATCGGCCCGACGCTCGGTTTCCTGATGGGCTGCGCGATCCACTTCTTCGAGATCCAGCCGTTCATCGTGACACTCGCCGGGATGTTCTTCGCCCGGGGCATGTGCACGTTCATCAGCGACTCCTCGATCTCCATCACCGACGGTTTCTGGACCTCGATGTCGCAGCAGCGCATCGGTGACCCGGCCGGCAACTTCGTGTCGATCAGCGTGCTGATCGCGTTCGCGGTGGTGCTGATCGCGGCGTACGTGCTGGCGTACACCCGGTTCGGCCGCAACGTGTACGCGGTCGGCGGCAACGCGCAGTCGGCGCTGCTGATGGGCCTGCCGGTGGCGCGGACCCGGATCGCCGTCTACACGATCAGCGGGCTCTGCTCGGCGATCGGCGGGATTCTGCTGTCGTTCTACACGCTCTCCGGCGCGCCGCTGATCGCCGTCGGGATGGAACTGGACGTGATCGCCGCCGTCGTGATCGGTGGCACCGTGCTCACCGGCGGTTCCGGGTACGTCTTCGGCACCGTGCTCGGCGTGCTGGTGCTGGGCGTGATCCAGACCCTGATCACGTTCGACGGCAGCCTCAACTCCTGGTGGACCAAGATCGTGATCGGCGGCCTGCTCTTCGCGTTCATCCTCCTCCAGCGCCTCATCGGCATCCGGTTCAAGTGA
- a CDS encoding RICIN domain-containing protein, whose translation MTARLSRGRGRLSRLLAGVVALLVGGVVVGAVPAPVSAATVDTSAYYVLVNRNSGKALDLYNQATNDGARITQWTRNDGAWQQWQFVDSGGGYYRLRSRHSGKVLDVTGASTANGAAVVQWTDHGGTNQQFRLADSDSGYVRLINRNSNKVMEVQNASTADGGNIVQYDDWNGANQQWQLVRVGDNPGNPGTPGGNFTNPAVWQDFADVDIIRVGDVYYMSASTMHYSPGAPVLRSWDLVNWEFAGHSVPRLDFGSKYDLSANEHAYVDGIWASTLNYRPSNRTFYWAGCIDFAQTHIYTAGAVDGAWSRLATIPNCYYDAGMLIDDNDTMYVAYGNGTISVAQLSADGRSQVRAQQVYQTPSSIGTLEGARFYKRNGAYYIWLTRPANGQYVLKSTNGPFGPYEQRQVLLNMPGPISGGGVPHQGGLVQTQTGAWYYMAFTDAYPGGRMPTLAPITWTSDGWPQVQTVNGAWGASYPNPLPTRPVKPLTGTDTFSGTTLGVQYEWNHNPDNSRWSVNNGLRLQTASVTNDLYRARNTLTHRIQGPTSTGTIELDYSTMRDGDRAGLAMLRDSSAWIGVRRDNGTTRVVMTNGLTMGSNNWNTTSTGTEIASAAVSGGRIWLRANADIRPGSGRQARFSYSTDGVNFVSLGNALTLNNAWQFFMGYRFGFFNYATQSLGGAVTVRQFSLTTP comes from the coding sequence GTGACGGCTCGACTGTCCCGTGGACGTGGACGCCTGTCCCGGCTGCTGGCCGGGGTGGTGGCGCTGCTGGTCGGCGGCGTGGTGGTGGGCGCGGTGCCCGCGCCGGTTTCCGCTGCCACAGTGGACACCAGCGCGTACTACGTGCTGGTGAACCGCAACAGCGGCAAGGCGCTGGACCTGTACAACCAGGCGACGAACGACGGTGCGCGGATCACCCAGTGGACGCGCAACGACGGCGCCTGGCAGCAATGGCAGTTCGTGGACTCCGGTGGCGGCTACTACCGGCTGCGGTCCCGGCACTCCGGCAAGGTGCTCGACGTGACCGGCGCGTCCACCGCCAACGGCGCGGCGGTGGTGCAGTGGACGGACCACGGCGGCACCAACCAGCAGTTCCGGCTGGCCGACTCCGACAGCGGGTACGTCCGGCTGATCAACCGCAACTCGAACAAGGTGATGGAGGTGCAGAACGCCTCCACCGCCGACGGCGGCAACATCGTCCAGTACGACGACTGGAACGGCGCGAACCAGCAGTGGCAGCTCGTCCGCGTCGGCGACAACCCCGGCAACCCGGGCACCCCGGGCGGTAACTTCACCAATCCGGCCGTCTGGCAGGACTTCGCCGACGTCGACATCATCCGGGTCGGCGACGTCTACTACATGTCGGCCTCCACCATGCACTACTCGCCCGGCGCGCCGGTGCTGCGCTCCTGGGACCTGGTGAACTGGGAGTTCGCCGGGCACTCCGTGCCGCGGCTGGACTTCGGCTCCAAGTACGACCTCAGCGCCAACGAGCACGCGTACGTGGACGGCATCTGGGCGTCGACGCTGAACTACCGGCCGAGCAACCGCACGTTCTACTGGGCCGGGTGCATCGACTTCGCGCAGACCCACATCTACACCGCCGGCGCCGTCGACGGCGCGTGGAGCCGGCTCGCCACCATCCCCAACTGCTACTACGACGCCGGCATGCTGATCGACGACAACGACACCATGTACGTCGCGTACGGCAACGGCACGATCAGCGTGGCTCAACTGTCCGCGGACGGGCGCAGCCAGGTGCGGGCCCAGCAGGTCTACCAGACGCCGTCGAGCATCGGCACGCTGGAGGGCGCGCGCTTCTACAAGCGCAACGGCGCGTACTACATCTGGCTGACCCGGCCGGCCAACGGCCAGTACGTGCTGAAGTCCACGAACGGCCCGTTCGGCCCGTACGAGCAGCGGCAGGTGCTGCTCAACATGCCCGGCCCGATCTCCGGTGGCGGCGTGCCGCACCAGGGCGGGCTCGTGCAGACGCAGACCGGCGCCTGGTACTACATGGCCTTCACCGACGCCTACCCGGGCGGGCGGATGCCGACGCTGGCGCCGATCACCTGGACCTCCGACGGCTGGCCGCAGGTGCAGACCGTCAACGGGGCCTGGGGCGCGAGCTACCCGAACCCGCTGCCGACCCGCCCGGTCAAGCCGCTCACCGGCACCGACACGTTCTCCGGCACCACGCTCGGCGTGCAGTACGAGTGGAACCACAACCCGGACAACAGCAGGTGGTCGGTGAACAACGGCCTGCGCCTGCAGACCGCCAGCGTCACGAACGACCTGTACCGGGCCCGCAACACGCTCACCCACCGCATCCAGGGTCCGACCTCCACCGGCACCATCGAGCTGGACTACTCGACCATGCGCGACGGTGACCGGGCCGGCCTGGCGATGTTGCGGGACAGTTCGGCCTGGATCGGCGTACGGCGGGACAACGGCACCACCCGGGTGGTGATGACGAACGGCCTGACCATGGGCTCGAACAACTGGAACACCACGAGCACCGGTACGGAGATCGCCAGTGCGGCGGTGTCCGGCGGGCGGATCTGGCTGCGGGCCAACGCCGACATCCGGCCCGGCTCGGGACGGCAGGCGCGCTTCTCGTACAGCACCGACGGCGTCAACTTCGTGTCGCTGGGCAACGCGCTGACGCTGAACAACGCGTGGCAGTTCTTCATGGGCTACCGGTTCGGCTTCTTCAACTACGCCACCCAATCGCTGGGCGGCGCGGTGACGGTGCGGCAGTTCTCGCTGACGACACCGTGA
- the araA gene encoding L-arabinose isomerase produces MATHPQPEVWFLTGSQGLYGEDTLRQVAEQSRQIAARLDESPDIPVRVVWKPVLTSSADILAVCRDAAVQGAVGVIAWMHTFSPAKMWISGLDALRTPLLHLHTQANVALPWDEIDMDFMNLNQAAHGDREFGFVQTRLGVARKTVAGHVTDPRVVGRVAAWARAAVGWSALRTLRLARFGDNMRDVAVTEGDKVEAELRFGVSVNTYGVNDLVAAVDQVADAQVDDLVKEYDDTFRVAPELRPGGDRHDSLRYAARQELGLRAFLEAGGFRAFTTNFEDLGGLRQLPGIAVQRLMADGYGFGGEGDWKTSVLVHTLKAMAVGVPGGTSFMEDYTYDLTFGQELILGAHMLEVCPSIAADVPSAEVHPLSIGGREDPVRLVFDAAPGPAVVLGMADMGERFRLVANTVDVVPPPHPLRRLPVARAVWRPQPDLAGSAEAWITAGAPHHTVLSQAVGVEELRDLAAMARTELVVIDAETRPHRFADELRWNQAYYRLARGF; encoded by the coding sequence ATGGCAACTCACCCCCAGCCCGAGGTCTGGTTCCTCACCGGCAGCCAGGGCCTCTACGGCGAGGACACCCTGCGGCAGGTCGCCGAGCAGTCCCGGCAGATCGCCGCGCGGCTGGACGAGTCGCCGGACATCCCCGTACGCGTGGTCTGGAAGCCGGTCCTCACCTCCAGCGCGGACATCCTGGCCGTGTGCCGGGACGCCGCGGTGCAGGGCGCGGTCGGGGTGATCGCCTGGATGCACACGTTCTCGCCGGCGAAGATGTGGATCTCCGGGCTGGACGCGCTGCGGACGCCGCTGCTGCACCTGCACACGCAGGCGAACGTGGCGCTGCCGTGGGACGAGATCGACATGGACTTCATGAACCTCAACCAGGCCGCGCACGGCGACCGGGAGTTCGGGTTCGTCCAGACCCGGCTCGGGGTCGCCCGCAAGACCGTCGCCGGCCACGTCACCGACCCGCGCGTCGTCGGCCGGGTCGCGGCCTGGGCCCGGGCCGCCGTCGGCTGGTCGGCGCTGCGGACGCTGCGGCTGGCGCGCTTCGGCGACAACATGCGCGACGTCGCGGTCACCGAGGGGGACAAGGTCGAGGCGGAGCTGCGCTTCGGCGTCTCGGTGAACACCTACGGCGTCAACGACCTGGTCGCGGCCGTCGACCAGGTGGCGGACGCGCAGGTGGACGACCTGGTCAAGGAGTACGACGACACCTTCCGAGTGGCGCCGGAGCTGCGGCCCGGCGGGGACCGGCACGACTCGCTGCGGTACGCGGCACGTCAGGAGCTGGGCCTGCGCGCGTTCCTGGAGGCCGGCGGGTTCCGGGCGTTCACCACGAACTTCGAGGATCTCGGCGGGCTGCGCCAGCTTCCCGGCATCGCGGTGCAGCGCCTGATGGCCGACGGCTACGGCTTCGGCGGCGAGGGCGACTGGAAGACCTCGGTGCTGGTGCACACGCTCAAGGCGATGGCCGTCGGCGTGCCGGGCGGCACCTCGTTCATGGAGGACTACACGTACGACCTGACGTTCGGCCAGGAGCTGATCCTCGGCGCGCACATGCTGGAGGTGTGCCCGAGCATCGCCGCCGACGTGCCGAGCGCGGAGGTGCACCCGCTGAGTATCGGCGGGCGGGAGGACCCGGTCCGCCTGGTCTTCGATGCGGCGCCCGGCCCGGCCGTCGTGCTGGGCATGGCGGACATGGGGGAGCGGTTCCGGCTGGTCGCCAACACGGTGGACGTGGTGCCGCCGCCGCACCCGCTGCGCCGCCTGCCGGTGGCGCGCGCGGTCTGGCGTCCGCAGCCCGACCTGGCCGGCTCGGCGGAGGCGTGGATCACCGCGGGTGCCCCGCACCACACCGTGCTGTCCCAGGCCGTCGGCGTGGAGGAACTGCGCGACCTGGCCGCGATGGCCCGGACCGAGCTGGTGGTCATCGACGCCGAGACGCGCCCGCACCGCTTCGCCGACGAGCTGCGCTGGAACCAGGCGTACTACCGGCTCGCCCGGGGTTTCTGA
- a CDS encoding LacI family DNA-binding transcriptional regulator, with translation MTDVARLAGVSHQTVSRVLNGHPNVREQTRLRVQAAITELGYRPNRAARALVTGRSQVIGVVAQNTTLYGPASLLAALEQTAAEAGFAVSIGSVRDLDHRSISAAVERHLAHRVAGIVVIAPVESAGEALERLPQDVPLVTVDGDPRRPIPLVTVDQVAGAKAATEHLLAAGHRTVWHVSGPSDWFDSAGRIEGWREALRQAGAEIPPLVPADWSAAAGYRCGQMLARMPEVTAVFTANDHLALGVLRALYEHGRRVPDDISVVGFDDVPEAAYFIPPLTTVRPDFGAVAAASLDLLLAQIESSSVGPLRQTIAPTLVPRSSVGPPPLR, from the coding sequence ATGACGGATGTGGCTCGCCTCGCCGGAGTCTCGCACCAGACGGTCTCCCGGGTGCTCAACGGGCATCCCAACGTGCGTGAGCAGACCCGGCTGCGGGTGCAGGCCGCCATCACCGAACTCGGCTACCGGCCCAACCGCGCGGCCCGCGCGCTGGTCACCGGCCGGTCGCAGGTGATCGGCGTGGTCGCGCAGAACACCACGCTCTACGGTCCGGCGTCGCTGCTGGCCGCACTGGAGCAGACCGCCGCCGAGGCCGGTTTCGCGGTGAGCATCGGCAGCGTCCGCGACCTCGACCACCGCTCCATCTCGGCGGCGGTGGAGCGGCACCTGGCGCACCGGGTCGCCGGTATCGTGGTGATCGCACCGGTCGAGTCCGCCGGGGAGGCGCTGGAACGGCTGCCCCAGGACGTGCCTCTGGTGACTGTCGACGGCGATCCGCGGCGGCCCATCCCACTGGTCACCGTGGACCAGGTCGCCGGCGCCAAGGCCGCCACCGAGCACCTCCTCGCCGCCGGGCACCGCACGGTGTGGCACGTGTCCGGCCCGTCGGACTGGTTCGACAGCGCCGGCCGGATAGAGGGGTGGCGCGAGGCGCTGCGGCAGGCCGGCGCCGAGATCCCGCCACTGGTCCCGGCCGACTGGTCGGCGGCGGCGGGCTACCGGTGCGGGCAGATGCTGGCCCGGATGCCCGAGGTCACCGCCGTCTTCACCGCCAACGACCATCTGGCGCTGGGCGTGCTGCGGGCGCTGTACGAGCACGGCCGCCGGGTGCCCGACGACATCAGCGTGGTCGGCTTCGACGACGTGCCCGAGGCGGCGTACTTCATCCCGCCGCTCACCACGGTGCGGCCGGACTTCGGCGCGGTCGCCGCGGCGAGTCTCGACCTGCTCCTGGCCCAGATCGAGTCGTCGAGCGTCGGGCCGTTGCGGCAGACGATCGCGCCGACGCTGGTCCCGCGCAGCAGCGTGGGCCCGCCGCCCCTGCGCTGA